The DNA region GAAAACTGCAATTGGAAGTAAAATAGTATAAAGCCCTGTAATAACAGGCATGCCTGCTATTTTAGCATATCCCATAACTTCGGGAATCCCTACTGCAGCTAATATTAGGCCAGCTATAATTTCAGAAGTTAAGGGGGCTTTAAGAGGTAATACTCCATTTAAAAGGAATTTATTTTTTAAATTTAGTTTGTTTAGTTTTTTCATATTCTCTTTTTTGATGGTATATAACAGGATAATGATTTTAAGTTACTAAAAATAAATTTTAGCTATATCCAGTTAAAACTGCTAAATTTAATGGAATTACTTTATTATACAGGTTAATGGCAGACTAATTGCATTATGCATTATTATTGATTTTTTATGAGATAATTATTACCATTGGGTGAAAATTATCAATAAACTGTATTTTTACAGTATATTTTCTCTAATAAAACAACGTTTTTAATAAATAATTCTTGAAAAAGAGACTTGTGTTCTGTTTATGATGATTATAATAAAACTAAAAGAAATAAATAATAGGTTTAAACCTATTTTTCAGCTGATTATATTTCCGTCCTGCATTGTGATTACTTCATCGGCATATTTTGCAGATAGCGGGTTGTGTGTAACTCCTACAATTGTTAACCCGTCATTTTGGTTTAATTCTTGAAGTAATTCCATTATTATCATTGCATTTTCTGTATCCAGTTCTCCTGTTGGTTCATCGGCAAGTAAAAGTGATGGATCATTTGCAAGGGCACGTGCAATGGAAACCCTCTGTTGTTCCCCACCTGAAAGCTGTGTATGATAACGGTTGTACTTGTCTGATAATCCTACTTTGTCAAGGAGTTTTTTTGCTTTTCCTGAGTCCTGTGAGATCATAGGCAGCATAACATTTTCTAATGCTGTAAGCTGTGGCATTAAATTGAACCGCTGGAATACAAATCCTATGTTAGCCCTTCGAAGGTTTGCCTGTTCATCTTGGCTATACTCTTTGATATTTTTCCCATTCAGCAAGACAGTTCCCTTTGTGGGTGTATCGAGTATTCCTGCAAGGTGGAGCAGTGTTGATTTTCCGGATCCGGAAGGCCCCATTATGGCAATAAATGAACTGCTGTTTACTGTTAAACTAACCCCTCTAAGTGCTTGTATGTCCTCTGATCCCATTCTGTATGTTTTCCAGACTTCATTAAATTCGAGTACATCGTTATTCATATCGCAGTGCCTCCACAACGTTTAGTTTAGATGCCCTCCATGCGGGATATAATCCTGCTAAAACACTTAAAATTGTAGCACCTCCAATTACTGCAGCTACTAACCATAAAGGCAACATTTGTGTGAGTTTAATGCCGCTAATACCGTATTGCGGTGCAAAGAACATAATTCCAAGTTCGAGTATGACCGCAGCTACAACTACTCCCACTATGGCAGATAATAAACCTAAAAGGCCGGCCTCTGTAAGTATGCTGCTTAATATTTCTCTATTTTTAAACCCGATTGCTTTTAATACTCCAATTTCTCTTGTTCTTTCTGAAACATTGACTAACATGATGTTTACAATGCTTATAACTCCCACCAGTAACGCAACACCTGCAATAGCACCTACAAAGAGGGTTACTGTTTGCATTATATTATCGATCTGTTTGGTGTAGTCTGACTTTGTTAAAGCACTTGTACCGTTTACAGCACGTTCAATCTGGTTTTTTACAGTATCAGGGTCCGCTTTAGTATTTGCAGTTATACTTGATACCTTGTTGCTGTTTAAAGGAAGGGCTTTATCAACATTCATGAACACGTATGCCCCACTATCTCCTCCCTCATTAGTTATCCCTGTAACTGCCATTTTTTGATTTTTAACGGTTATATTACTTCCAATTTTATAATTTAATTCATTTGCAAGTGATTTGCTGATAACAACGCCGGGGGTCCCGTTAAATTTCAACTGGTTCCAGTCACTCATTCCTATGACCATTATCTGCATGTTATTCATTTGTGTAGTGAACTGTGTTTCTTTTTTAATGTTGTAAAGCTCTGACATATTTTCTATTTGGGAAACTGCGGCAGAATTTAAAAATGAATCACCGGTAGATCCTGTAATTCCTGACCCTCCAGAGCTATTTGTTATGGTAACGTCGCCCATAAGGGAAGCTGTTTGATCTTTCATATAAGACGACATTCCTGTACCAATACCTATAAGACTAATTAGGGCAGTTACTCCTATTACTATTCCTAACATGGTTAGGGCGCTTCTAAGTTTTCTTCTTTTAAAATTTTTAAAGGATAGTTTATAAATGCTCATTTGATTCCTCCGAATGTAGATACTTGCCTGAAATAATGTTGCATTTTTTGGATGCAACTCTTTATCTTACTTTAATACTATTAACGTATTAACTATTAAATTTTTTTAATTTTGTATGAATTGAATTTTTAGCATTTAATACACAATTAGTCATTTCATTAAAAAATTAATAGTCTAAATTTCAGTCTAATTTTTATTTAAATAGCTTAATAATGCTTTTATTTAAAAATATCATATTTATGTATTTAACTAGACTTAATAAATAAATAATATACAAAAATACTTTGATTAAGCTTTAGATTTTCAAGAATGAAAATATGAATATGTGCTTAACTGCTGAAGTTTCTATTAACATCTTACGTTGGACATTATGGGATGTGTAATACATTATCACATTAATATTTATATAGAACATCATAATATGAATAGAGGAGGCATTATTAATGGATGAGGAAAAATTAGGAGAAATGTTGGATAATTTATTTTTGTTATACCAGCTTTTTCAAAAAAACGTTTTGAAGTATAAAACCAGCAGTGGGCGTATAAAAATGTCATTTGCCCATTATTTAACATTGATAATATTGAAAGAAAGGGGAGAACTATCCATATCTGAAATTGGAAATTTAATTGGAATGAAAAAACAAAATATGACATATTTGACCAATAAGCTTGTTGAAGATGGGTTGATCCAGAGATTGCATGATATGAGCGATCGGAGGGTAATTAAAATTGCCCTTACAGGTAAAGGTGATGAATATCTGGATAAATGGCGTAAAAATAAAATTGAAGAAACGAAAGAAGATTTTTCGTTTTACAATGATAAAGATATG from Methanobacterium bryantii includes:
- a CDS encoding ABC transporter ATP-binding protein; translation: MNNDVLEFNEVWKTYRMGSEDIQALRGVSLTVNSSSFIAIMGPSGSGKSTLLHLAGILDTPTKGTVLLNGKNIKEYSQDEQANLRRANIGFVFQRFNLMPQLTALENVMLPMISQDSGKAKKLLDKVGLSDKYNRYHTQLSGGEQQRVSIARALANDPSLLLADEPTGELDTENAMIIMELLQELNQNDGLTIVGVTHNPLSAKYADEVITMQDGNIIS
- a CDS encoding ABC transporter permease — encoded protein: MSIYKLSFKNFKRRKLRSALTMLGIVIGVTALISLIGIGTGMSSYMKDQTASLMGDVTITNSSGGSGITGSTGDSFLNSAAVSQIENMSELYNIKKETQFTTQMNNMQIMVIGMSDWNQLKFNGTPGVVISKSLANELNYKIGSNITVKNQKMAVTGITNEGGDSGAYVFMNVDKALPLNSNKVSSITANTKADPDTVKNQIERAVNGTSALTKSDYTKQIDNIMQTVTLFVGAIAGVALLVGVISIVNIMLVNVSERTREIGVLKAIGFKNREILSSILTEAGLLGLLSAIVGVVVAAVILELGIMFFAPQYGISGIKLTQMLPLWLVAAVIGGATILSVLAGLYPAWRASKLNVVEALRYE
- a CDS encoding MarR family winged helix-turn-helix transcriptional regulator, with protein sequence MDEEKLGEMLDNLFLLYQLFQKNVLKYKTSSGRIKMSFAHYLTLIILKERGELSISEIGNLIGMKKQNMTYLTNKLVEDGLIQRLHDMSDRRVIKIALTGKGDEYLDKWRKNKIEETKEDFSFYNDKDMNEICRSIENIKQVFLRIDNGRKNF